A single genomic interval of Epinephelus fuscoguttatus linkage group LG22, E.fuscoguttatus.final_Chr_v1 harbors:
- the dmtf1 gene encoding LOW QUALITY PROTEIN: cyclin-D-binding Myb-like transcription factor 1 (The sequence of the model RefSeq protein was modified relative to this genomic sequence to represent the inferred CDS: deleted 2 bases in 1 codon; substituted 1 base at 1 genomic stop codon) has translation MSSGAAAEDEDAAALETVKSVTLTQDTDGSIILHCPPNDDADEEAEPLQKKLRLSAEEQEDADGPQFSVVTLPMSENDEGFEVTMTATADGDLSEEGVAQIQILQEDEDSLSPNQKTEVSPVSQAWFTTKEDKDTLANKGHKWKQGMWSKEEIDILMSNIDRYVKGRGIEDPAEIIFEMSKEERKDFYRSVALGLNRPLFAVYRRVLRMYDNRNHVGKYTPDEIEKLKALREKHGNDWATIGAALGRSASSVKDRCRLMKDTCNTGKWSEEEERRLAEVVYEMAGVSPGSAVTGGVSWATVADQVRTRSEKQCRSKWLNYLNWKHSGGTEWMKEDDLNLIRRISELEVEDENEIRWEDLAGGWSSVRSPQWLRSKWWSIKRQVANHKDIPFNVLLKGLQELMASSQTASGPGSPCSSSSSSLQIRLTRLEESGGSPTPSSVAALQIPVQIPLQITHLASDSSAAASDSETITLNTGALQTFEILPSFHLQPTGTPGTYYLQTTSNQGLPLSLSTSQGLPLSLTNNSTVTLTTGSSPSSHEHIILHSLSTDGLCSSDGVIIQTVTSDPASSDPLSQSQLVLEASDSSAAASDSAISXTQEPCKPYGNPACKPMTDGFTDTDKELNSPSVEAPVVHSRIPSGSAVLIVSPPNISSTLTDPILVCVCVCVCGPPHDR, from the exons ATGAGTTCAGGGGCAGCAGCAGAGGACGAGGACGCCGCAGCGTTAGAGACCGTCAAATCTGTCACACTCACTCAGGACactgatggaagcatcatccTGCACTGTCCTCCCAACG ACGATGCAGACGAGGAGGCGGAGCCTCTCCAGAAGAAACTGCGTCTGTCTGCAGAGGAACAGGAAGACGCAGACGGTCCTCAGTTCTCTGTCGTCACGTTACCCA TGTCGGAGAACGACGAAGGCTTCGAGGTGACGATGACGGCCACAGCAGACGGTGATCTGTCTGAGGAAGGTGTCGCTCAGATTCAG attctGCAGGAGGATGAAGACTCTCTCTCGCCCAATCAGAAGACAGAGGTGTCGCCTGTCAGTCAGGCCTGGTTCACTACCaaagaagacaaagacacacTGGCTAacaaag gtCACAAGTGGAAACAGGGCATGTGGTCTAAAGAGGAGATCGACATTCTGATGAGCAACATCGACCGATACGTGAAG ggccGAGGCATCGAGGATCCAGCAGAGATCATTTTTGAGATGTccaaagaggagaggaaggattTCTACCGCTCTGTGGCGTTGGGGTTAAACAGGCCGCTGTTCGCCGTCTACAGACGAGTTCTACGAATGTACGACAACCGCAACCACGTTGGGAA GTACACTCCTGATGAGATAGAGAAGCTAAAAGC gctgAGGGAGAAACACGGGAACGACTGGGCGACGATCGGAGCCGCTCTCGGTCGAAGTGCCTCTTCTGTCAAAGACCGCTGCCGACTGATGAAGGACACCTGTAACACAG GTAAATggagcgaggaggaggagagacgtCTTGCTGAGGTCGTGTACGAGATGGCGGGTGTATCGCCAGGGTCGGCGGTCACAGGAGGCGTTTCCTGGGCGACGGTCGCTGATCAGGTTCGAACGCGCTCTGAGAAACAGTGTCGGTCGAAGTGGTTGAACTACCtgaactggaaacacagcggaGGAACAGAGTGGATGAAGGAGGACGACCTCAACCTCATACGTAG GATCTCAGAGCTGGAGGTGGAGGATGAGAATGAAATCAGGTGGGAGGATCTGGCGGGCGGGTGGAGCAGCGTCCGGTCGCCTCAGTGGCTGCGATCGAAGTGGTGGAGCATCAAGAGACAAGTAGCGAATCACAAGGACATCCCCTTCAACG TCCTCCTGAAGGGTCTCCAGGAGCTCATGGCGTCCTCACAGACGGCCTCCGGACCAGGGAgcccctgctcctcctcctcgtcctcgcTCCAGATCCGACTCACCCGATTGGAGGAGAGCGGCGGCAGCCCCACCCCCAGCTCTGTGGCTGCGCTGCAGATTCCTGTACAGATCCCGCTGCAGATCACACACCTGG CTTCAGATTCTTCAGCAGCAGCCAGCGACAGTGAAACCATCACTCTGAACACAGGAGCCCTGCAAACCTTCGAAATCCTGCCT tCGTTCCACCTGCAGCCCACCGGCACCCCGGGGACCTACTACCTCCAGACGACGTCCAATCAGGGCCTGCCGCTCAGCCTCTCCACCAGTCAGGGCCTCCCGCTCAGTTTAACCAATAACAGCACTGTTACCCTGACGACAGGCTCCTCCCCCTCATCACATGAACACATCATCCTCCACAGTCTGTCG ACGGACGGCCTCTGCTCCAGCGACGGCGTCATCATACAGACTGTCACCTCTGACCCCGCCTCCTCTGAccctctcagccaatcacagctggTTCTC GAAGCTTCAGATTCTTCAGCAGCAGCCAGCGACAGTGCCATCTCCTGAACACAGGAGCCCTGCAAACCTTACGGAAATCCTGCCTGTAAGCCAATGACCGATGGCTTCACCGACACTGACaag gagcTGAACTCACCGTCTGTTGAGGCTCCAGTGGTGCATTCTAGGATACCATCTGGCAGCGCCGTGCTGATTGTTTCTCCACCCAACATCAGCAGCACACtgacag ATCCgatccttgtgtgtgtgtgtgtgtgtgtgtgtggacctcCTCATGACAGATGA